The following are encoded in a window of Dysidea avara chromosome 4, odDysAvar1.4, whole genome shotgun sequence genomic DNA:
- the LOC136252410 gene encoding uncharacterized protein isoform X2 — protein MASNLVCSEPKKQCISRTTRYRLRKESKCISSDFDDSTHRELEATEYDDSTLQDYYDHQTGHNLDGSFHNPIDHHQSCIVLDEAGDNHLANHSYCIDCREPDYHMYYSDDTESDNDDINDTDTNADVHISEPTVTNLELFEGSSLNTLTSNVLILKYSMKHKLTNDALADLLKLLKLHLPTPNHCAESVYCLRKSLDQFVTGYVHTTHYFCSSCTTEVEVNCALCPNSDCEAALVSNDSRSSFIEIPIEQQLKKIIKRNYSLIEDTFHKALDHISMDKYTDITSGDLYKNLVSNGIPVFHSSGYSFWPLYLSINELPFKLRFVQENRVFAGLWYGSVKPDMTIFLKPVAKELQKLQQEGIVINQSQLVWKAFLLCFVSDLPAKALVLNFIQL, from the exons ATGGCAAGCAATCTCGTATGCAGCGAACCAAAAAAGCAGTGCATCAGTAGAACAACGCGCTATCGGCTTAGGAAGGAGAGCAAATGCATCTCGAGCGATTTCGATGATAGCACTCATCGAGAGCTCGAGGCTACGGAATATGACGATAGTACATTGCAAGATTATTACGATCATCAGACAGGCCATAACCTTGATGGTAGCTTTCATAATCCGATTGACCACCATCAAAGCTGTATAGTTTTAGATGAGGCTGGAGATAACCACTTAGCGAACCACTCCTATTGTATAGATTGTAGAGAACCAGACTACCACATGTACTACAGTGATGACACTGAGAGTGACAATGATGATATCAATGACACTGACACCAATGCTGACGTCCACATATCTGAACCAACAGTAACCAACCTGGAACTATTTGAAGGTTCTTCACTTAATACATTAACAAGCAATGTGCTTATATTGAAATATAGCATGAAACATAAGTTGACTAATGATGCACTAGCAGACTTGTTAAAGTTGCTTAAGCTTCACTTACCTACTCCTAATCATTGTGCAGAGTCAGTGTATTGTTTAAGAAAGTCATTAGATCAATTTGTTACTGGCTATGTACACACAACTCATTACTTTTGCAGCAGCTGCACAACTGAAGTAGAAGTGAACTGTGCACTATGCCCTAATTCTGACTGTGAGGCAGCTTTAGTCAGCAATGACAGTCGGTCATCATTTATTGAGATCCCAATAGAGCAGCAATTAAAAAAGATCATCAAGA GAAACTATTCTCTAATTGAAGACACATTTCATAAAGCATTGGATCATATCTCAATGGATAAGTATACAGATATAACCTCTGGAGACTTGTACAAAAATCTAGTGTCAA ATGGCATTCCAGTTTTTCATTCATCTGGCTACTCATTCTGGCCTCTATACTTATCCATAAATGAGCTACCCTTCAAACTGag ATTTGTTCAAGAAAACCGTGTATTTGCTGGGTTGTGGTATGGATCTGTGAAGCCCGACATGACAATATTTTTGAAACCAGTTGCCAAAGAGTTACAGAAGCTTCAACAAGAAG GTATTGTTATTAACCAGTCTCAGCTTGTCTGGAAAGCGTTTCTACTGTGCTTTGTGTCAGATTTGCCAGCAAAAGCATTGGTGTTAAACTTCATTCAACTTTGA
- the LOC136252410 gene encoding uncharacterized protein isoform X1, whose protein sequence is MASNLVCSEPKKQCISRTTRYRLRKESKCISSDFDDSTHRELEATEYDDSTLQDYYDHQTGHNLDGSFHNPIDHHQSCIVLDEAGDNHLANHSYCIDCREPDYHMYYSDDTESDNDDINDTDTNADVHISEPTVTNLELFEGSSLNTLTSNVLILKYSMKHKLTNDALADLLKLLKLHLPTPNHCAESVYCLRKSLDQFVTGYVHTTHYFCSSCTTEVEVNCALCPNSDCEAALVSNDSRSSFIEIPIEQQLKKIIKRNYSLIEDTFHKALDHISMDKYTDITSGDLYKNLVSSNTAKGIKNYITLSLNTDGIPVFHSSGYSFWPLYLSINELPFKLRFVQENRVFAGLWYGSVKPDMTIFLKPVAKELQKLQQEGIVINQSQLVWKAFLLCFVSDLPAKALVLNFIQL, encoded by the exons ATGGCAAGCAATCTCGTATGCAGCGAACCAAAAAAGCAGTGCATCAGTAGAACAACGCGCTATCGGCTTAGGAAGGAGAGCAAATGCATCTCGAGCGATTTCGATGATAGCACTCATCGAGAGCTCGAGGCTACGGAATATGACGATAGTACATTGCAAGATTATTACGATCATCAGACAGGCCATAACCTTGATGGTAGCTTTCATAATCCGATTGACCACCATCAAAGCTGTATAGTTTTAGATGAGGCTGGAGATAACCACTTAGCGAACCACTCCTATTGTATAGATTGTAGAGAACCAGACTACCACATGTACTACAGTGATGACACTGAGAGTGACAATGATGATATCAATGACACTGACACCAATGCTGACGTCCACATATCTGAACCAACAGTAACCAACCTGGAACTATTTGAAGGTTCTTCACTTAATACATTAACAAGCAATGTGCTTATATTGAAATATAGCATGAAACATAAGTTGACTAATGATGCACTAGCAGACTTGTTAAAGTTGCTTAAGCTTCACTTACCTACTCCTAATCATTGTGCAGAGTCAGTGTATTGTTTAAGAAAGTCATTAGATCAATTTGTTACTGGCTATGTACACACAACTCATTACTTTTGCAGCAGCTGCACAACTGAAGTAGAAGTGAACTGTGCACTATGCCCTAATTCTGACTGTGAGGCAGCTTTAGTCAGCAATGACAGTCGGTCATCATTTATTGAGATCCCAATAGAGCAGCAATTAAAAAAGATCATCAAGA GAAACTATTCTCTAATTGAAGACACATTTCATAAAGCATTGGATCATATCTCAATGGATAAGTATACAGATATAACCTCTGGAGACTTGTACAAAAATCTAGTGTCAAGTAATACAGCAAAAGGGATCAAAAACTATATTACATTGTCACTTAATACAGATGGCATTCCAGTTTTTCATTCATCTGGCTACTCATTCTGGCCTCTATACTTATCCATAAATGAGCTACCCTTCAAACTGag ATTTGTTCAAGAAAACCGTGTATTTGCTGGGTTGTGGTATGGATCTGTGAAGCCCGACATGACAATATTTTTGAAACCAGTTGCCAAAGAGTTACAGAAGCTTCAACAAGAAG GTATTGTTATTAACCAGTCTCAGCTTGTCTGGAAAGCGTTTCTACTGTGCTTTGTGTCAGATTTGCCAGCAAAAGCATTGGTGTTAAACTTCATTCAACTTTGA